In the Carboxydothermus hydrogenoformans Z-2901 genome, one interval contains:
- the amrA gene encoding AmmeMemoRadiSam system protein A — protein sequence MGNLYGIAVPHPPIILPEIGRGEEKKCQNTINALKELKEKIKKINPETLIVISPHAPLFSDVVAVNINEKLNGNFGSFGAPHITFSYQNDLELVQALLTAAKQEGLAVAGIDESLARAVRVPAFLDHGTMVPLYYLDPEQKYKLVVISQGLIPFSEIYRLGTIIREVAAELKRKIVIIASGDLSHRLTLDAPAGYDPSGRYFDRLMVDIFTHGDPWELLTIDKSFAEQAGECGLRSFIMLFGAFEGYQVRSRVLSYEGPFGVGYMVAEVEARGEDKERYFYPKLIAKKQEEIKKRREKESPYVRLAREALETYVRTGKTITPPDPLPEIFKRKAGVFVSIKKDGELRGCIGTIAPATENLAEEIIRNSLEAGLHDPRFEPVEEHELDELTYSVDILYPPEEVRDLSELDPKKYGVIVSKGFRRGLLLPNLEGVDTVEKQLAIAKRKAGIAPDEPVKIERFLVERYF from the coding sequence ATGGGTAATCTTTATGGGATCGCAGTACCGCACCCGCCGATAATTCTCCCGGAAATTGGGCGGGGAGAGGAAAAGAAATGTCAAAATACTATTAATGCTTTAAAAGAGCTCAAGGAAAAAATTAAGAAAATAAATCCGGAAACATTAATAGTAATTTCTCCCCATGCTCCGCTTTTCAGCGATGTGGTCGCGGTTAATATTAATGAGAAGCTGAACGGAAATTTCGGAAGTTTTGGTGCACCCCATATCACCTTTTCCTACCAAAATGATCTCGAATTGGTTCAAGCTTTACTTACAGCAGCTAAGCAAGAAGGGCTGGCGGTTGCCGGGATTGATGAGAGCCTGGCTCGAGCAGTGCGGGTTCCCGCTTTTCTCGACCACGGAACAATGGTACCGCTTTATTATTTAGATCCGGAGCAAAAGTATAAACTTGTCGTGATAAGCCAGGGGCTTATACCTTTTTCCGAGATTTACCGTTTGGGCACAATAATTAGAGAAGTAGCTGCAGAACTTAAGCGCAAAATTGTTATCATAGCATCGGGGGATTTATCTCACCGTTTAACTTTGGATGCCCCAGCTGGTTACGATCCTTCAGGGCGTTACTTTGACCGGCTGATGGTAGATATTTTTACCCATGGTGACCCTTGGGAACTTTTAACTATTGATAAAAGCTTTGCCGAGCAAGCAGGAGAGTGCGGTCTTCGTTCCTTTATTATGTTATTTGGTGCTTTTGAAGGATATCAGGTAAGAAGCAGGGTGCTTAGCTACGAAGGGCCTTTTGGGGTCGGTTATATGGTGGCGGAAGTCGAAGCCCGGGGGGAAGATAAAGAGCGCTACTTTTATCCTAAATTAATTGCCAAAAAACAGGAGGAAATAAAAAAGCGCCGGGAAAAGGAGTCGCCCTATGTGCGGCTTGCCCGGGAGGCTTTGGAAACTTACGTACGTACCGGTAAAACCATAACTCCGCCGGATCCACTACCGGAGATTTTTAAGCGGAAAGCGGGGGTCTTTGTTTCCATTAAAAAAGACGGAGAACTGCGGGGATGTATCGGTACGATAGCGCCTGCCACCGAAAACTTGGCAGAAGAGATTATCAGAAACAGTTTGGAAGCCGGACTACATGATCCGCGATTTGAGCCGGTGGAAGAACACGAATTGGATGAACTCACCTACTCGGTGGATATTCTTTATCCTCCCGAAGAAGTTAGGGATTTATCGGAATTAGACCCCAAAAAATACGGAGTGATAGTTTCTAAAGGATTTCGTCGCGGGCTATTACTTCCCAATTTAGAAGGCGTGGATACGGTAGAAAAACAGCTTGCAATTGCCAAAAGAAAAGCAGGGATAGCGCCGGACGAGCCGGTGAAAATTGAAAGGTTTTTGGTAGAGCGGTATTTTTGA
- a CDS encoding OPT family oligopeptide transporter: MEKKGLSHTAYGGIPGDQYEPYVPPTTRLPEMTVVSLIMGILLALLFGATNTYLGLKVGMTVSASIPGAVIGTAIIRGLLRKQNILETNIIQAIGSAGESIASGVMFTLPALIIWGFKDQFTLAKIAVVATLGTILGVLFVVPLRKNLTVDEHGILPYPEGMATAEVLVAGQVGGQSASGILWGGLIGGIYKLLSGAFGLFKEEIEWNIPGFKNGVFGFDILASLMGVGFIVGLEIGLYMFAGGLLAWFVLIPLISYFGAGVPNPIFPSTVPIAQMDAWAIWSKYIRYIGAGAVAAGGFISLGRSLPMIINSFKAAMGGLAKGQSGEQKRTNQDISVVAIFFGVLGVFITALIVPQMKVTWMGALSIVLFGFFFAAVSARIAGLVGVSNLPVSGMTIAALLASTLLLKAIGVVGTKGMIAAITTGATICVAISIAGSLAQNLKTGYIIGATPKYVQIGVLIGGIASTIVVGWVILMLNQAYGLGTDKIPAPQATLMSMVVKGVMTGTLPWALVLSGVVIGIILAVLKLPILPVAIGLYLPLHLSTGVLAGGVIRWFIDRAFSGETLKEKVEKGILFSSGLIAGDALMGIVIAFLAYKGLSEKVAIFSKLTIAGNPWWGLAMFVVLGLILYRYVASNKKEA, from the coding sequence GTGGAAAAGAAAGGTTTATCCCACACTGCGTACGGTGGTATTCCGGGAGACCAGTATGAGCCTTATGTTCCACCTACGACAAGGCTTCCGGAAATGACCGTTGTCTCACTTATCATGGGTATTTTACTGGCCTTATTATTTGGTGCTACCAATACTTATTTGGGACTTAAGGTTGGTATGACTGTTTCAGCCTCAATCCCCGGGGCGGTTATTGGAACGGCAATTATCCGGGGACTTTTAAGGAAGCAAAATATTTTAGAAACTAACATTATTCAGGCAATTGGTTCCGCCGGGGAAAGTATTGCCAGCGGCGTAATGTTTACTTTACCGGCATTAATTATCTGGGGGTTTAAAGACCAGTTTACTTTGGCCAAGATTGCGGTGGTGGCAACCCTTGGTACGATTCTCGGGGTTTTATTTGTGGTACCTTTAAGAAAGAACCTAACAGTGGACGAGCACGGTATCCTTCCTTATCCCGAAGGTATGGCCACCGCAGAAGTGCTGGTAGCGGGGCAGGTTGGTGGCCAATCGGCTTCCGGGATTTTATGGGGAGGTCTTATTGGCGGTATTTATAAACTGTTATCCGGTGCTTTTGGCCTTTTTAAAGAAGAAATCGAATGGAATATTCCGGGATTTAAAAACGGAGTTTTTGGCTTCGATATTTTAGCCTCTCTAATGGGTGTTGGCTTTATTGTAGGTTTAGAAATTGGTCTTTACATGTTTGCAGGGGGATTACTGGCCTGGTTTGTTTTAATTCCGCTTATTTCTTACTTTGGAGCCGGTGTACCTAACCCCATTTTCCCGAGTACCGTACCCATTGCCCAAATGGATGCCTGGGCCATTTGGTCCAAGTATATCCGCTATATCGGTGCCGGTGCGGTGGCTGCGGGAGGTTTTATCAGCCTTGGCCGGTCCCTTCCCATGATTATTAACTCTTTTAAAGCTGCTATGGGAGGATTGGCAAAAGGCCAAAGTGGTGAGCAAAAGCGGACCAACCAAGATATTAGCGTAGTGGCTATTTTCTTCGGGGTTTTAGGGGTCTTCATCACAGCTCTTATAGTTCCCCAGATGAAAGTTACCTGGATGGGTGCCCTTTCCATTGTGCTCTTTGGCTTTTTCTTTGCAGCAGTTTCGGCGCGGATTGCCGGTTTGGTTGGGGTATCTAACTTGCCTGTTTCCGGCATGACCATTGCAGCCCTTCTGGCCAGTACCCTCTTATTAAAGGCAATTGGTGTAGTGGGAACAAAGGGTATGATTGCGGCGATTACCACCGGTGCAACAATTTGCGTAGCTATTTCTATTGCCGGAAGCTTGGCTCAGAACTTAAAAACAGGATACATTATTGGCGCTACTCCCAAATACGTCCAGATTGGCGTCTTAATTGGTGGTATTGCCAGCACTATCGTTGTTGGCTGGGTAATCTTAATGTTGAACCAGGCTTACGGCCTTGGGACCGATAAAATACCCGCACCTCAGGCAACCCTCATGTCGATGGTGGTGAAAGGTGTCATGACCGGAACCCTTCCCTGGGCACTGGTTTTGTCGGGAGTAGTGATTGGAATCATTTTAGCGGTATTAAAGCTCCCTATTTTACCGGTAGCTATTGGTCTCTACTTGCCGTTACACCTTAGCACCGGGGTTCTGGCAGGTGGGGTTATCCGCTGGTTTATTGATCGGGCTTTCTCCGGAGAAACTTTAAAAGAAAAAGTGGAAAAAGGCATCTTATTTTCTTCCGGTTTAATAGCTGGCGATGCGCTGATGGGAATAGTCATTGCCTTTTTAGCCTATAAAGGCCTTTCGGAAAAAGTTGCCATCTTTTCTAAGCTAACAATAGCAGGTAACCCCTGGTGGGGCCTGGCCATGTTTGTGGTCTTGGGGTTAATTTTATATCGCTACGTTGCAAGCAATAAAAAAGAAGCATAA
- the cwlD gene encoding N-acetylmuramoyl-L-alanine amidase CwlD: MIIFKVYRITRQKVLAVMVGIIILTVLGSVFRNILLNKEVRVLAVAVANRIIVIDPGHGGQDPGCKGQQGAVEKDITLDIARRVAAKLQMAGAQVYLTRSGDYDLADPGIRGYSIRKKQDLARRIQFAEEKHAEVLISIHVNSFPERKYRGAQTFYQEGDSGGKRLAEHIQDSFKTILANTNRVAKSGDYFINRNSQMASAIAEVGFLSNPEEERLLLDPDYREKVSFAIYLAVLKYFK, translated from the coding sequence ATGATTATTTTTAAAGTATATCGCATAACTCGGCAAAAAGTTCTGGCGGTAATGGTGGGAATTATAATTTTAACGGTATTAGGTTCAGTTTTTAGAAATATTTTGTTAAATAAGGAAGTACGGGTCTTAGCGGTGGCGGTTGCCAATAGGATTATTGTCATAGATCCAGGGCATGGAGGTCAGGACCCGGGGTGTAAAGGACAACAGGGGGCGGTGGAGAAGGATATTACCCTTGATATAGCTCGCCGGGTGGCGGCTAAATTACAAATGGCAGGTGCCCAGGTTTATCTTACCCGTTCTGGTGACTATGATTTGGCTGATCCGGGGATTCGGGGGTATTCGATCCGGAAAAAACAAGACTTAGCCCGGCGCATCCAGTTTGCCGAAGAAAAACATGCGGAGGTATTAATAAGCATTCACGTTAATAGTTTTCCGGAGCGCAAGTACCGCGGTGCTCAGACTTTTTATCAGGAAGGAGATAGTGGAGGAAAAAGGTTGGCGGAGCATATTCAGGACAGCTTTAAAACAATTTTGGCAAATACCAACCGGGTGGCTAAATCCGGCGATTATTTTATAAATCGTAACTCCCAGATGGCTTCGGCAATTGCCGAGGTAGGGTTTTTATCAAATCCTGAAGAGGAACGGCTTTTGTTAGACCCCGATTACCGGGAAAAAGTAAGCTTTGCCATTTATTTAGCTGTTTTAAAGTATTTTAAATAG
- a CDS encoding ferritin-like domain-containing protein — MNHKNNDFQLNSPYPPVKVKNPNTMYAEILMDDYAGTAGELTAITQYLYHHFESEKTNPQIAKLFEGVALVEMHHLEILAKLIIAFGGNPTYRGSFGNNFAYWSGHYVNYSQNIREQLIADIHAEKTAIVNYQKHAEIIDDPYARPVLYRIIEDEELHLKLFKDALKSLREG; from the coding sequence ATGAATCACAAAAATAACGACTTTCAGCTAAACTCCCCTTATCCTCCGGTGAAGGTTAAAAATCCCAATACCATGTATGCTGAAATTTTAATGGACGATTATGCAGGTACCGCCGGAGAACTTACCGCCATTACCCAGTACTTGTATCATCACTTTGAAAGCGAAAAAACAAATCCGCAAATTGCTAAACTTTTTGAAGGGGTAGCCTTAGTTGAAATGCACCACCTTGAAATACTCGCAAAGTTGATTATCGCCTTTGGCGGAAATCCTACCTATCGGGGTAGTTTTGGTAATAATTTCGCTTACTGGAGCGGACACTACGTTAATTATTCCCAAAATATACGGGAACAACTGATAGCCGATATTCACGCAGAAAAAACCGCAATCGTCAATTATCAGAAGCATGCAGAAATTATTGATGATCCTTACGCCCGGCCAGTTCTCTATAGAATTATTGAAGATGAGGAATTGCATTTAAAATTATTTAAGGATGCCTTAAAAAGCTTAAGGGAAGGTTAA
- the rpsI gene encoding 30S ribosomal protein S9: MAVVNFYGTGRRKEAVARVFVVPGEGNITINGKSLEEYFPRKTLQIIVKQPLELTNTVGKFDVKAKVHGGGISGQAGAVRLGIARALVQADPSLRPVLKKAGFLTRDPRMVERKKYGLRKSRRRPQWTKR, encoded by the coding sequence ATGGCAGTAGTTAATTTCTACGGTACGGGCCGGAGAAAAGAAGCGGTCGCCCGGGTGTTTGTGGTTCCCGGCGAAGGGAACATTACCATAAATGGCAAATCCTTGGAAGAATACTTCCCGAGAAAAACCCTGCAGATTATTGTTAAACAACCCTTGGAACTCACCAATACTGTTGGGAAGTTTGATGTTAAGGCAAAAGTTCATGGTGGCGGCATTTCCGGTCAGGCAGGTGCCGTGAGACTTGGTATTGCGCGGGCCTTGGTTCAGGCTGATCCTTCGTTAAGACCGGTGCTGAAAAAAGCAGGCTTTCTTACCCGGGATCCCCGGATGGTCGAGCGGAAAAAATACGGTTTACGGAAGTCCCGGAGAAGACCTCAGTGGACCAAGAGATAA
- the rplM gene encoding 50S ribosomal protein L13, whose product MRTTYMAKPNEVERKWYVIDAAGKPLGRVASEAAKLLRGKHKPEFTPHVDTGDFVIIINAEKAVLTGKKLEKKMFYRHSRYPGGLKAIPYGILMKTNPVLAFEKAVKGMLPHNRLGRKLFKKLKVYAGESHPHQAQKPEIWQF is encoded by the coding sequence GTGAGAACCACATACATGGCTAAGCCCAATGAAGTGGAAAGGAAATGGTATGTTATAGATGCTGCTGGAAAACCCCTCGGACGGGTAGCCAGTGAGGCTGCTAAGCTTTTAAGAGGTAAGCACAAACCGGAATTTACTCCTCATGTAGATACTGGTGATTTTGTTATTATCATTAATGCCGAAAAGGCTGTTTTAACCGGGAAAAAGTTAGAAAAGAAAATGTTTTACCGTCACAGCCGCTATCCAGGCGGTTTAAAAGCTATTCCCTACGGAATCTTAATGAAAACTAATCCGGTCCTGGCTTTTGAAAAAGCTGTAAAAGGGATGCTTCCTCACAACCGGCTGGGAAGAAAGCTTTTTAAGAAGCTTAAGGTATATGCCGGGGAATCACATCCGCATCAAGCTCAAAAGCCGGAAATCTGGCAATTTTAG
- a CDS encoding sodium:calcium antiporter yields the protein MTYLGGLLIFNLLLILGGALTFTNAVEWFGRRFGFNQGAVGSIFAAVGTALPETMVPVIAIFFGSQTDHSTEIGIGAILGAPFMLITIGFMVTGTASVLFSRRRTFGSEVVLERGLFLRDIKSFLLFYTLSYLAAFVPHSFMQRSIALILVFGYLIYVYKTVNEDSGEIGEVDPLIFTPQRTIPRIRAILLQLIISLLMIVVGAKYFVANLTQLAHLIGISPMALSLVITPIATELPEKFNSVVWMRSGKDTLALGNITGAMVFQSSVITSIGIIFTSWRLSTDVVLSGILAFFAAVAALFLVNFRRRLSAWTLIFNGCIYIFYLIYIFNRRIA from the coding sequence TTGACGTATCTGGGGGGCCTGTTAATTTTTAATCTTTTGCTTATTTTAGGGGGAGCATTGACTTTTACCAATGCGGTGGAATGGTTTGGCCGCCGTTTTGGTTTTAACCAGGGAGCGGTGGGAAGCATTTTTGCGGCGGTAGGGACAGCGTTGCCGGAAACAATGGTTCCGGTTATTGCTATTTTTTTCGGCAGTCAAACGGACCACAGCACTGAAATTGGTATTGGAGCGATTTTAGGTGCACCGTTTATGCTTATTACCATTGGTTTTATGGTAACCGGCACCGCTTCGGTACTTTTCAGTCGCCGGCGGACTTTCGGGAGCGAGGTTGTTTTGGAACGTGGGCTTTTTCTAAGGGATATCAAAAGTTTTCTTTTATTTTATACCCTTTCGTATTTGGCGGCTTTTGTACCCCATAGTTTTATGCAAAGATCTATTGCTTTAATATTAGTTTTTGGCTATTTAATTTATGTCTATAAAACGGTTAATGAAGATAGCGGTGAGATCGGGGAAGTGGATCCGTTAATCTTTACTCCCCAGAGGACAATTCCCAGGATTCGGGCGATACTTTTGCAGCTGATAATAAGCCTCTTGATGATTGTGGTGGGGGCTAAGTACTTTGTAGCTAATTTGACCCAATTGGCTCACTTAATAGGAATATCGCCAATGGCTTTATCTTTAGTTATTACACCCATAGCTACAGAACTTCCCGAAAAGTTCAACAGTGTAGTGTGGATGAGAAGCGGGAAAGATACTTTGGCGTTAGGAAACATTACCGGAGCGATGGTTTTTCAAAGCTCGGTTATAACCTCAATTGGGATAATCTTTACTTCGTGGCGTTTATCGACGGATGTAGTTTTAAGCGGTATATTGGCTTTTTTTGCGGCGGTCGCGGCGCTTTTTCTGGTTAATTTCCGGCGGAGATTAAGTGCCTGGACTTTAATATTTAACGGCTGTATTTATATTTTTTACTTAATTTACATTTTTAATCGAAGAATTGCTTGA
- the truA gene encoding tRNA pseudouridine(38-40) synthase TruA, which yields MVFLPNFKLTIAYDGTNFAGFQKQKNTPQTIQGILEEKLHKILKEPVKVIGAGRTDAGVHALGQVVNFSAPWKAPVDKIPEILNNTLPTAIRVLEAEIVPDDFHARYSARKKEYRYYLYYGPPSPFYERYAWALPQKLDREKVAKALEYLIGTHDFSGFGAAGSSGKNPIKTMFEASYREDGFLGYFTFVADSFLYKMARILTGTLVEIGLNGHPERVREILTTGNKKLAGKTAPAHGLFLVKVFY from the coding sequence GTGGTTTTCCTGCCAAATTTTAAGCTAACCATTGCCTACGACGGCACTAATTTTGCAGGATTTCAAAAGCAAAAAAATACCCCGCAGACGATTCAAGGCATTTTAGAGGAAAAGCTTCATAAAATTTTAAAAGAACCGGTAAAAGTAATTGGGGCTGGGCGAACCGACGCTGGAGTTCATGCTCTGGGGCAGGTGGTAAATTTTTCGGCGCCCTGGAAAGCGCCGGTAGATAAAATTCCGGAAATTTTAAATAATACCCTTCCAACCGCAATTCGAGTTTTAGAAGCTGAAATAGTGCCGGATGACTTTCATGCACGATATTCAGCCCGAAAAAAGGAGTACAGGTATTATTTGTATTACGGTCCTCCCTCACCCTTTTATGAACGGTATGCCTGGGCTTTGCCCCAAAAACTTGACCGGGAAAAAGTAGCAAAGGCCCTGGAATATTTAATCGGTACCCATGACTTCTCCGGCTTTGGAGCAGCGGGAAGTAGCGGTAAAAACCCGATTAAAACCATGTTTGAGGCAAGTTACCGGGAGGATGGTTTTTTAGGGTATTTTACGTTTGTGGCCGATTCTTTCCTGTATAAGATGGCCAGAATTTTAACCGGTACGCTGGTGGAAATTGGCTTAAATGGCCATCCGGAAAGGGTTAGAGAAATTTTAACCACCGGAAATAAAAAGCTTGCCGGTAAAACTGCCCCAGCCCACGGTCTTTTTCTTGTGAAAGTTTTTTATTGA
- the cbiQ gene encoding cobalt ECF transporter T component CbiQ, with amino-acid sequence MLNVNTIGQYIPGNSFIHRLDPRTKFFSLLVAVFLVFFLDNLLFLGFLLFGVILVTFLAGIKPKMFWQALKPVVFILVLALILQLFFTPGEKLITLGPLKITREGLVNSGIVFLRLVVMLLSAYLLTATTSPTELTNGLESLLKPFGRFGLPYGEIALMLTIALRFIPTLTAEAERLIKAQESRGADFNTRGFSNKAKMMLPLIIPLFINAFKRADELAVAMEARGYRIGAPRGKLKPLKFAAKDYLFLFLNFLLTVLFVILKLWGGFPAKF; translated from the coding sequence ATGCTTAATGTCAATACCATTGGTCAATACATTCCCGGGAATAGCTTCATCCATCGTTTAGACCCGCGCACCAAATTCTTTAGTTTGCTTGTGGCGGTTTTCCTGGTGTTTTTTTTAGACAACTTACTGTTTCTCGGGTTTTTGCTCTTCGGTGTAATATTGGTTACCTTTTTAGCAGGTATTAAACCGAAAATGTTTTGGCAGGCGCTAAAGCCTGTAGTTTTTATCTTGGTTTTGGCGTTAATTCTTCAGCTTTTTTTTACGCCGGGCGAAAAGTTAATTACCTTAGGTCCTTTGAAGATAACCCGGGAAGGATTGGTGAACAGCGGAATAGTATTTTTACGCTTGGTGGTAATGCTGCTATCGGCATATCTTCTGACCGCTACCACCTCACCGACGGAGTTAACTAATGGATTGGAAAGCCTTTTAAAACCTTTTGGCCGATTTGGTTTGCCGTATGGAGAAATTGCATTAATGCTAACCATAGCGCTCAGGTTTATACCGACGCTAACGGCGGAGGCGGAGCGGCTAATTAAAGCCCAGGAGTCCCGGGGAGCTGATTTTAACACCCGGGGGTTTTCTAACAAAGCCAAAATGATGCTTCCCCTAATTATTCCCCTATTTATTAATGCTTTTAAACGGGCCGATGAGTTAGCGGTAGCGATGGAGGCCAGAGGTTACCGCATAGGCGCCCCCCGCGGGAAATTAAAGCCGTTAAAATTTGCGGCCAAAGACTATCTTTTCCTGTTTTTAAATTTTTTACTTACCGTGCTATTTGTAATCTTAAAGCTCTGGGGTGGTTTTCCTGCCAAATTTTAA
- a CDS encoding ATP-binding cassette domain-containing protein: MPITLKDVTFVYNPGTPMEVIALNTINLNFNEGIITGIIGPTGSGKSTLLMLLNGLLTPTRGNVVVDGLVTSKKANLKTIRQKVQLIFQYPEHQLFAETVFDELTFGPKNFGRELTEGQAAELLRQVGLDETYLKRSPFELSGGEKRRLAIASVLGISPKYLILDEPAAALDPVGKETIYRLLLSLKKQGVTVIIVSHNMEEVAYLCDQILVLDRGRIAAFGEKNEVFHKLMEKNIPGLSLPVYAQVIKLLQSRGHKVKMTASLEETVGEIIRVVRGDA; encoded by the coding sequence ATGCCGATTACGTTAAAGGATGTAACTTTTGTTTATAATCCCGGAACGCCAATGGAGGTTATTGCCTTAAATACCATTAACTTAAACTTTAACGAAGGAATTATAACTGGGATTATCGGGCCAACGGGTTCCGGAAAATCAACGCTTCTCATGCTTTTAAACGGTCTTTTAACCCCAACCCGGGGTAACGTGGTGGTAGACGGTCTTGTAACTTCCAAAAAAGCAAACTTAAAAACAATACGCCAGAAAGTGCAGCTTATTTTTCAGTACCCGGAACATCAGCTTTTTGCTGAAACGGTATTTGATGAACTCACTTTTGGCCCAAAAAATTTTGGAAGGGAATTAACCGAAGGGCAAGCGGCGGAACTATTAAGACAAGTAGGTTTGGATGAAACCTATTTAAAAAGGTCGCCTTTTGAATTAAGCGGTGGCGAAAAACGAAGACTGGCGATAGCTTCGGTTTTGGGTATATCACCCAAATACCTGATCTTAGATGAACCGGCGGCTGCCCTAGATCCGGTGGGGAAAGAAACCATTTACCGGCTTTTATTGTCTCTAAAAAAGCAGGGGGTTACGGTAATTATTGTTTCGCATAACATGGAAGAAGTGGCCTATCTTTGCGACCAGATTTTAGTTTTAGACCGAGGCAGGATAGCGGCTTTTGGAGAAAAAAACGAGGTATTTCATAAGCTTATGGAAAAAAATATACCCGGGTTAAGCTTACCGGTGTATGCCCAGGTCATAAAACTTTTGCAAAGCCGGGGTCATAAAGTAAAGATGACCGCTTCTTTGGAGGAAACTGTGGGGGAAATAATAAGGGTGGTGCGGGGCGATGCTTAA
- a CDS encoding energy-coupling factor transporter ATPase has protein sequence METVIVTNSLSYHYAAEKERYALQNVSLSFLQGELVALVGPNGSGKTTFIKLLAGLLEPNEGYVEVLGRNPKKLKEEGLLGTQIGLVFQNPDNQIVAAVVEEDVAFGPENLNLPTGEIKKRVEEALKLTGLWELRQRASYALSGGQKQRLAIAGALALRPRILLLDEPTSMLDPAGRQEVLNLLLKLNEEEKLTIIFITHYMEEALRAKRLIAFDRGRVAFDGTPNNFFRQKPLVRQLGLDIPPLYKLLERLWAEKIFVPDTVTTPEMLVEEICRLR, from the coding sequence ATGGAAACGGTCATTGTAACCAATAGCTTGAGCTATCATTATGCTGCAGAAAAGGAGAGGTATGCGTTACAAAACGTATCCCTCTCCTTTTTGCAAGGGGAACTGGTAGCCTTAGTTGGACCAAATGGCTCCGGAAAAACTACCTTTATAAAATTGTTAGCCGGGCTTTTGGAGCCTAATGAGGGTTATGTAGAAGTTTTAGGTAGAAATCCCAAAAAGCTAAAAGAGGAAGGACTCTTAGGAACCCAGATTGGTCTTGTTTTTCAAAATCCCGACAACCAGATTGTAGCGGCGGTGGTAGAAGAGGACGTGGCCTTTGGGCCGGAAAACCTGAACTTGCCGACCGGGGAAATAAAAAAGCGGGTGGAGGAAGCACTTAAGTTAACGGGGCTCTGGGAACTTCGACAGAGGGCTTCATATGCTTTATCGGGAGGACAAAAGCAAAGGCTGGCTATTGCTGGAGCCTTAGCTTTAAGGCCGCGGATTTTGCTTTTAGATGAACCCACCTCCATGCTTGATCCGGCGGGCAGGCAGGAAGTTTTAAATTTATTACTAAAGCTTAACGAAGAGGAAAAACTTACGATTATTTTTATAACCCATTACATGGAAGAAGCTTTAAGGGCAAAACGCCTAATAGCCTTTGACCGGGGAAGGGTTGCTTTTGACGGAACACCCAATAACTTCTTTAGACAAAAACCTTTAGTTCGGCAATTAGGGCTTGATATACCCCCACTTTATAAACTTCTGGAGCGGCTTTGGGCGGAGAAAATTTTCGTACCCGATACGGTGACAACCCCGGAAATGCTGGTGGAGGAAATATGCCGATTACGTTAA
- the rplQ gene encoding 50S ribosomal protein L17 produces MYHYKLGRRKDHREAMLRNLVTSLLKEGKIITTEARGKSAKAVAEKLITLAKNDTLHNRRQALAYLYEENVVRKLFKEIGPKYADRPGGYTRIVKIGPRRGDGAMMVLVELL; encoded by the coding sequence ATGTACCATTATAAGCTTGGCAGAAGGAAAGACCACCGGGAAGCGATGCTAAGAAACTTGGTGACTTCCCTCTTAAAAGAGGGGAAGATAATAACCACCGAGGCCCGGGGGAAATCTGCTAAAGCGGTAGCGGAAAAGCTTATCACTTTAGCTAAAAACGACACCCTGCATAATCGCCGTCAGGCTTTAGCTTATTTATACGAAGAAAATGTCGTAAGAAAACTTTTTAAAGAAATTGGTCCAAAGTATGCCGATCGTCCGGGGGGCTATACACGGATAGTGAAAATTGGACCCCGGCGGGGCGATGGTGCAATGATGGTTTTGGTGGAGCTCCTTTAA